The following are from one region of the Pseudomonadota bacterium genome:
- a CDS encoding MATE family efflux transporter produces MVKTAQTPADRQALTRLAWPMILSNLSVPLLGLVDAAVMGHLPDPRYLAGVALGSILFDFLYWSLAFLRMGTTGLAAQALSQNDTRRLRATLGQALLLGLALSVMLLALHAPIGVTIFSLTDGSPSAEAEAALYFAIRIWGAPAVLASYAILGWFLGAHNARAPLILLVSQNLLNVILDLWLVVGLGWNTAGVAWASVGAEYAGLALGVVLIRRELHRFPGRWPWPDILNIRELKKVLSVNASIFIRTLALIFAMAFFTNQGARQGNTILAANALLLHLHVLVAYGLDGFANAGEALVGRAVGARDRLAFERVVGSLVSWSAGIALAFAGIFLLAGPYLIATLTDIAEVRLAAETYLIWAVLLPLVSVGSYVLDGIFLGATRTREMRNSMLIAVLVVFLPAWYMLAGSGNHGLWLAFTLFMAARSATLALAYRKIQAARGFVATA; encoded by the coding sequence TTGGTTAAAACCGCACAGACGCCAGCAGACCGTCAGGCGCTGACGCGCCTCGCCTGGCCGATGATTCTGTCCAACCTGAGTGTCCCGCTGTTGGGTTTGGTGGACGCCGCGGTGATGGGCCACCTCCCCGACCCACGCTATTTGGCGGGCGTCGCGCTGGGTTCCATCCTGTTTGATTTTCTCTATTGGAGCTTGGCGTTTTTGCGGATGGGCACCACCGGCTTGGCCGCCCAGGCGCTGAGCCAGAATGATACGCGACGATTGCGCGCGACCCTCGGACAAGCATTACTGCTGGGTCTGGCATTGAGCGTGATGCTACTCGCGCTGCATGCCCCTATCGGCGTGACCATCTTCAGTCTGACCGACGGCAGTCCATCGGCGGAGGCCGAAGCCGCTTTGTACTTCGCCATTCGCATTTGGGGGGCCCCGGCCGTGTTGGCGAGCTATGCCATTCTCGGCTGGTTTCTGGGCGCTCACAACGCCCGGGCACCGCTGATTTTGCTGGTTTCGCAAAACCTGCTCAACGTCATTCTCGACCTGTGGCTGGTAGTCGGATTGGGTTGGAACACGGCGGGCGTGGCGTGGGCCTCGGTCGGTGCCGAATATGCCGGTTTGGCCCTTGGGGTTGTCTTGATCCGGCGAGAACTCCATCGATTCCCGGGACGTTGGCCGTGGCCCGACATCCTCAACATCCGCGAGCTTAAAAAGGTGCTTTCAGTCAACGCCAGTATTTTTATCCGAACCCTGGCTTTGATATTCGCCATGGCTTTTTTCACCAACCAGGGGGCGCGTCAAGGCAACACCATCCTGGCGGCCAATGCCCTATTGTTGCATCTGCACGTTTTGGTGGCTTACGGCCTGGATGGATTCGCCAATGCCGGAGAAGCGCTGGTCGGCCGGGCCGTCGGCGCACGGGATCGGCTGGCGTTTGAACGCGTGGTCGGCAGCCTGGTGAGCTGGTCGGCCGGTATCGCCTTGGCATTCGCGGGGATTTTTCTGCTGGCGGGCCCCTATCTTATTGCCACGCTAACCGACATTGCCGAGGTCCGCCTGGCCGCCGAAACCTATTTGATCTGGGCGGTGTTATTGCCGCTGGTCTCGGTTGGCAGCTATGTACTGGATGGGATATTTCTGGGTGCGACCCGCACTCGGGAGATGCGCAACAGTATGCTGATCGCCGTATTGGTCGTGTTCCTGCCCGCTTGGTACATGCTGGCGGGTTCGGGTAACCATGGCCTTTGGTTGGCCTTCACCCTATTCATGGCCGCCCGCAGCGCCACTTTGGCTTTAGCCTATCGGAAGATTCAAGCCGCCCGCGGCTTCGTCGCCACGGCATAA
- a CDS encoding cellulase family glycosylhydrolase, which yields MGKARMPRLRIQGRHFVDESGRIVLLRGVNLGGDCKVPYPDGGTHISTDFSDHRQVSFVGRPLPLAEADEHFGRLRHWGFNCLRLLTTWEAVEHAGPGQYDSEYLDYYARLCELAGEYGFYVYVDFHQDVWSRMTGGDGAPGWVFEKVGIDYTRLGDADAAFVMQYEYDYQDPRPRQNDNYPQMSWASNYGLAANGILWTLFFGGRDFAPQFTIDGKNVQDYLQGHFFGAQAAVAERVAHMPHVMGFDVLNEPSAGWIGRPMSVRHTEVTEEDRRPVLPGVAWSPFDGLRSARGMRLELPHMAISVLRRGMVQKGTRVVNSGRVSIWMDAGTDPFELAGAYRMTQSGSAEVLREDFFQRVDGRAVDFAEDYLAPFYQRAAENLRRFNPDWLIFAEPDLLNFDPERAFPRGLPDNTVNAGHCYDVTTLILKRHLYPIGFNLKNGRLLVGRGAMLADYQAELADVMRSSESVHGGCPTLIGEFGIPYDMRGGKAYRAYAEGDRSSGPWREHIRALEIMYEALDASLLSATQWNYTASNRNDLAIGDGWNQEDLSIFSRDQQHDPANIDSGGRALDGFVRPYASRIQGRPLAMSFSRKKGLFTLEFDADAAIAQPTELFLPQRQFPKGYVVTAPGLEQVEAGDQWIRLLAKTSGRMHVTVKRR from the coding sequence ATGGGTAAGGCAAGGATGCCAAGGCTGCGTATTCAGGGCCGACATTTCGTCGATGAATCAGGACGGATCGTATTGCTGCGTGGCGTGAATCTCGGCGGTGACTGCAAAGTTCCCTATCCCGACGGCGGTACGCATATTTCCACGGATTTTTCCGATCACCGGCAGGTTTCGTTTGTTGGCCGCCCGCTTCCCCTGGCCGAGGCGGACGAGCATTTTGGCCGTTTGCGGCATTGGGGCTTCAATTGTCTTCGGCTTTTGACCACCTGGGAGGCCGTTGAACATGCCGGTCCCGGCCAATACGACAGCGAGTACCTTGATTACTATGCTCGCCTGTGCGAGTTGGCCGGTGAGTATGGATTTTATGTCTACGTCGATTTCCATCAAGACGTCTGGAGCCGAATGACCGGGGGCGATGGCGCGCCTGGCTGGGTGTTCGAAAAAGTCGGCATCGACTACACGCGGCTGGGCGATGCCGACGCCGCGTTCGTGATGCAGTATGAATACGACTACCAGGACCCGCGCCCTAGGCAGAACGACAATTACCCGCAGATGAGTTGGGCGTCCAACTACGGTTTGGCCGCCAACGGAATCCTATGGACCTTGTTTTTCGGTGGGCGCGACTTCGCGCCCCAGTTCACGATCGATGGCAAGAATGTGCAGGACTATCTGCAGGGGCACTTTTTTGGCGCCCAAGCGGCAGTCGCCGAGCGTGTCGCCCATATGCCTCATGTGATGGGCTTCGATGTGCTCAATGAGCCCAGCGCCGGTTGGATCGGACGGCCCATGTCGGTTCGTCACACCGAAGTGACCGAAGAAGATCGTCGGCCGGTGTTGCCGGGCGTCGCCTGGTCGCCGTTCGATGGCTTGCGTTCAGCCCGTGGCATGCGGTTGGAGTTGCCGCACATGGCCATATCCGTATTGCGTCGTGGCATGGTTCAAAAAGGCACGCGGGTCGTGAATTCCGGACGGGTGTCGATCTGGATGGACGCGGGCACCGATCCGTTCGAGCTCGCCGGGGCATACCGGATGACGCAAAGTGGGTCAGCCGAGGTGTTGCGCGAAGATTTTTTTCAGCGTGTCGATGGTCGGGCGGTGGACTTTGCCGAAGACTATCTGGCGCCGTTCTATCAGCGTGCAGCCGAAAATCTTCGCCGCTTTAATCCGGATTGGCTGATTTTTGCGGAACCGGATCTGCTTAATTTCGACCCTGAACGGGCATTCCCACGGGGTCTGCCTGATAATACGGTGAATGCCGGTCACTGCTACGATGTGACCACTTTGATCCTCAAGCGGCATTTGTATCCCATTGGGTTCAATCTAAAAAACGGCCGTTTGCTCGTCGGGCGCGGCGCGATGTTGGCCGACTACCAGGCCGAGCTGGCGGATGTGATGCGCTCTTCGGAATCAGTGCACGGTGGCTGTCCCACGCTCATCGGCGAGTTCGGCATTCCTTACGATATGCGGGGTGGCAAAGCTTACCGTGCTTACGCCGAAGGAGACCGGTCGAGCGGTCCCTGGCGAGAGCACATCCGTGCCCTGGAGATTATGTACGAGGCGCTGGATGCCTCGTTGCTCAGCGCCACCCAATGGAACTATACCGCGAGTAATCGCAATGACTTGGCGATTGGCGATGGTTGGAATCAAGAGGATCTGAGTATTTTTTCCCGGGATCAGCAGCATGATCCGGCGAACATCGACAGCGGCGGCCGGGCACTTGACGGCTTCGTGCGGCCGTATGCCAGCCGGATACAAGGCCGTCCCCTGGCCATGAGTTTCAGCCGCAAAAAGGGCCTGTTCACGTTGGAATTCGATGCTGACGCAGCCATAGCACAGCCCACGGAGCTGTTCTTGCCGCAACGGCAGTTCCCCAAGGGCTACGTGGTCACCGCACCCGGTCTGGAACAAGTCGAGGCCGGTGATCAATGGATTCGTCTTCTGGCGAAAACCTCGGGCCGGATGCATGTCACAGTGAAGCGTCGCTGA
- a CDS encoding OmpW family outer membrane protein — MDRKMRVASSCVLTALLGGVPLGAMAYEQGDFLFRAGAAAVIPNDDSGEVEPIGGTVEVEDGYSLGLTVVGMVTDQIGIELLAAWPFEHDIEGSGALEAIDDLATIKHLPPTVSLQWYPNLTTTVVQPYFGVGVNYTTFFDEEGGDDLEAVVGDTDVSLDDSWGWSVQMGADWQLTDRVFANTAVWYIDIDTEATLDTTLAGKLTVDVDIDPWVVLLGLGYRF; from the coding sequence ATGGATCGGAAGATGCGAGTTGCGTCGAGTTGCGTGCTGACAGCGTTGTTGGGCGGCGTGCCGTTGGGCGCGATGGCCTATGAACAGGGCGATTTCTTATTCCGGGCGGGCGCTGCCGCAGTGATTCCTAACGACGACAGCGGTGAGGTGGAACCCATCGGCGGTACGGTCGAGGTCGAAGACGGCTACAGCTTGGGTCTAACGGTCGTGGGTATGGTGACCGATCAGATCGGCATCGAGTTATTGGCGGCCTGGCCGTTCGAGCACGATATCGAAGGTAGCGGCGCGCTGGAAGCGATTGACGATTTGGCGACCATCAAGCATTTGCCCCCGACGGTGAGCTTACAGTGGTATCCGAATCTGACCACCACGGTGGTTCAACCATACTTCGGAGTGGGCGTAAACTACACCACGTTCTTCGACGAAGAAGGCGGTGACGATCTGGAAGCCGTTGTCGGCGACACCGACGTCAGCCTGGATGACTCCTGGGGATGGTCGGTTCAGATGGGCGCCGACTGGCAACTGACTGATCGCGTGTTCGCCAATACCGCCGTCTGGTACATCGACATTGATACCGAAGCGACTTTGGACACCACCTTGGCCGGTAAGCTAACGGTTGATGTCGACATTGATCCGTGGGTCGTGCTGTTGGGATTGGGTTACCGCTTCTGA
- a CDS encoding secretin N-terminal domain-containing protein, which produces MLTNHRSLWATLSLLAMLLANPVWSDERLEIIQLTHRTASELLTVLTPLVEPSGTIQAFDDKLIIRADEAIIAQIQTLVDQLDTPPKQVLITVWQGADLKQRELAAKAGGHWYKNEKGQLTVSVGGGKTDKSQGDLQQVRTLDGREAVIYIGQRIPVASGLGISKGREIIVIDGVHYRDVVTGFRVKPSIRGDRVELEIRPQRETNGTMGLPTEIQAIDTVIAGPLNEWIEIGGLSQRETVTGSGTVYATRQSSADQRRVWVKVEPIPDPGE; this is translated from the coding sequence ATGTTGACGAACCACCGAAGCCTTTGGGCCACACTGTCGCTGTTGGCGATGCTCCTGGCTAACCCGGTCTGGAGCGATGAGCGCCTGGAGATCATTCAACTGACCCACCGCACCGCGAGCGAACTGCTGACGGTACTCACGCCGCTGGTGGAACCGTCCGGGACGATCCAGGCATTTGACGACAAACTCATCATCCGCGCGGATGAAGCGATCATCGCCCAAATCCAAACCCTCGTGGATCAACTCGATACCCCGCCCAAGCAAGTTTTGATCACGGTCTGGCAAGGCGCGGACCTCAAGCAGCGCGAGCTCGCCGCCAAAGCCGGCGGTCACTGGTACAAGAACGAAAAGGGACAACTCACCGTTTCGGTGGGTGGAGGGAAAACCGACAAATCCCAGGGTGACCTCCAGCAGGTTCGCACCCTCGATGGTCGCGAAGCGGTCATATACATCGGCCAGCGCATCCCCGTGGCATCAGGTCTCGGCATCTCCAAGGGGCGAGAAATCATCGTCATCGACGGTGTCCACTACCGGGACGTTGTCACGGGCTTTCGCGTCAAGCCCTCGATCCGCGGCGATCGGGTCGAACTGGAGATACGGCCCCAGCGGGAAACGAACGGGACAATGGGTTTGCCCACTGAGATCCAGGCCATCGATACGGTAATCGCCGGCCCGTTGAACGAGTGGATCGAAATCGGTGGGCTATCCCAACGAGAAACCGTGACGGGCAGCGGAACCGTGTACGCCACCCGGCAGTCGTCCGCCGACCAACGCCGGGTTTGGGTGAAAGTGGAACCGATTCCCGACCCAGGGGAATGA
- the ttcA gene encoding tRNA 2-thiocytidine(32) synthetase TtcA, with protein sequence MSAVPELNASINAKKLRKRLRRDTGRAIQDFNMIESGDRVMVCLSGGKDSYTLLDILLDLQQSAPVEFELVAVNLDQKQPGFPAEVLPDYLTSRGVPFHIIEQDTYSIVKEVIPEGKTTCGLCSRLRRGILYRFAAEQAFTKIALGHHRDDLIETLFLNMFHGGRLQTMPPKLLSDDGRHVVIRPLAYCAEADIAKYAQIRQFPIIPCNLCGSQENLQRQAIKAMLAQWEKAFPGRKDSIFASLKNVSVSHLADGRHFDFAALGARDAPREDWLRPESASS encoded by the coding sequence ATGTCTGCCGTTCCCGAACTCAACGCCTCCATCAACGCCAAAAAGCTCCGAAAACGACTGCGGCGCGACACCGGCCGGGCGATTCAGGATTTCAATATGATCGAGTCCGGCGACCGAGTGATGGTGTGTCTCTCGGGCGGCAAGGATTCGTACACCTTGTTGGACATTTTGCTGGATCTTCAGCAAAGCGCGCCGGTGGAATTCGAACTGGTGGCAGTGAATCTGGACCAGAAACAGCCGGGATTCCCGGCGGAGGTCTTGCCGGACTACCTGACATCCCGCGGGGTGCCGTTTCACATTATCGAGCAAGACACCTACAGCATCGTCAAAGAGGTGATCCCCGAGGGAAAAACCACCTGCGGCCTGTGTTCCCGTTTACGCCGGGGCATTTTATACCGCTTCGCCGCAGAGCAGGCGTTCACCAAAATCGCCTTGGGGCATCACCGGGACGATCTGATCGAGACCCTGTTCCTCAACATGTTTCATGGCGGTCGTTTGCAAACCATGCCGCCCAAGCTCTTGAGCGATGATGGGCGGCACGTGGTCATCCGGCCGTTGGCTTATTGCGCCGAGGCGGATATCGCCAAATATGCCCAGATCCGCCAATTTCCCATCATCCCGTGCAACCTCTGTGGCTCACAGGAAAATCTTCAGCGGCAAGCCATCAAAGCCATGTTGGCCCAATGGGAGAAAGCTTTTCCGGGCCGGAAAGACAGTATTTTCGCCAGCTTGAAGAACGTCAGCGTGTCGCATTTGGCCGACGGGCGCCACTTCGATTTTGCTGCTTTAGGGGCGCGGGACGCCCCGCGGGAAGATTGGCTTCGCCCCGAATCCGCATCGAGCTAG